The following DNA comes from Sulfitobacter sp. D7.
TGGAAACGGCGGGATTGGTGTGAATAATCCACAGCGCTTTGATCCGCCCGTCGCCCACCGCTTGAAACATGTCGACCGCTTTGAGGCCCGGCTTATTGGGTAGGGAGGGCACGCCCCAGAAATCACGCACGGCAGCACTGTGATCGGCATTCTCCAGTTCCAGATGACAGGCCAACATGTTGGCCAGCCCACCAACCTCGCGCCCGCCCATCGCATTGGGCTGTCCGGTCACCGAGAATGGGCCGCAACCGGGCTTGCCGATCCGACCGGTGGCGAGGTGGCAATTCAGGATCGCATTGACCTTGTCGGAGCCGCTGGTCGACTGGTTCACGCCCTGCGAATAGATCGTCACGACCTTCTCATGCTGCATCCAGAGGCGGCAGAAAGCTATTATTTCCGCTTCGCTCAGCCCGGTTGCGGCCCCGCTTTCGATACGTGCCGTGTGCAGGGTTTCGTCATAGCCGCTGGTATGGCGCAGAAAATCCGCATCACAGGCGCCGCCATCGTAGATTTCGCTGTAGAGCCTATTGAAAAGCGCCACATCTGAGCCGGGCTCTAAGGCCAGATGCATATCGGCGCCATCACAGCTCGCGGTCCGGCGGGGGTCGATCACCACAATCTTGGTCCCACGGGCTGCGCGTGCCCCCAGCAGGCGTTGGTACAGTACAGGATGACACCAAGCGAGGTTCGACCCCACAAGCACAACAAGGTCGGCCTCGTCGATGTCTTCATAGGTCCCGGGCACGGTGTCGCTGCCAAAGGCGCGCTTGTGGCCAGCGACCGAAGAGGCCATGCAGAGCCGGGAGTTCGTGTCGATATTGGCCGACCCGATGAAGCCTTTCATCAGCTTGTTGGCGACGTAGTAATCCTCTGTCAGCATCTGGCCAGAGACATAGAAGGCGACGCTATCTGGGCCGTGCTGCGCAATCGTTTGCGAGAACCGGTCGGCGACATGCTGCAAGGCCCGGTCCCAGCCCATGTCCTGCCCGTCAACACGGGGGGTCAGCAGACGGTTTTCCAGACCCACGGTCTCTCCCAGTGCCGCCCCTTTGGAGCAGAGCCGCCCACGGTTCGCCGGGTGATCAGGATCGCCGCGCACATCCAAACCGCCTGCCCCATCCGCGCGCAGCAGCACGCCACAGCCCACGCCGCAATAGGGACAGGTCGAGCGCACCACTGGCATGGCGGAGCCGTCCATCACGCGGCACTCCGACTTGCGAGCTTGGTCGCATCAATCAGGATGCGCCCAGCCTCTACCCGCGCAGGATATGTGGAGATGGCCCCCTCTTCGCCCTGCGCCTGTCCGGTGTTCAGGTCGAACACCCAGTTGTGCAGCGGGCAAGTGACGGATTGACCATGAACGATCCCTTCGGACAGCGGTCCACCCTTGTGCGGGCAGCTATCGGTGGTGGCGAAAACCTCCGCCTCGCCAGTGCGGAAAAGGGCCACGCAGCCAAGTGCCGTCTTGATCTTGCGCGCGCCGCGCAGGGGAATTTCGTCTATCCCGCCGATGTCGATCCAGTTCATTCCGCGGCCTCCAGTGTCAGATTGGCGAGGGGCTGGTACCGCTCTGCCGTTTTGGCGTGCTCGGCCCAGGGGTCTTTGCGATAGATGGATTGGCTGAGCTCAAATGCTGCGATCAGCCGTGCGCGTTCCTCGGGGTCGGCGATGCGGGCCTGCACCCAATCGAGCCCAACCTTGGCGACCCATTTATAGGCGCGGTCGAGGTATTTGGCGTGCTCACGGTAGAGTTGGACAAAGGCAATCGTCACATCAATCGCCTCTTGTTCGGTGCCGACATCACAAAGGCGCTCGGTCTCTTTGACATCCATCCCCGCTGCGCCGGCGACGCTCACCTGATAGCCGCTGTCGACGCAGATGATCCCAACGTCCTTGCAGGTGGCTTCGGCACAGTTGCGCGGGCAGCCGGAGACACCCAGCTTGACTTTGTGCGGCGTCCATGACCCCCAGAGCGCCTGTTCCAGCTTGATGCCTAGGCCGGTGCTGTCCTGCGTGCCAAAACGGCAGTGGTCGGTGCCGACACAGGTTTTTACCGTGCGCAGCCCTTTTGAATAAGCATGGCCCGAAACGAGCCCCGCCTTGTTCAGATCGGCCCAGATATAGGGCAGGTCTTCGCCCTTCACGCCCAACAGATCAATGCGCTGACCGCCTGTGACCTTGACCGTCGGCACATCGTATTTGTCCGCGGCGTCGGCAATGGCGCGCAATTCGGCCGGGTTGGTGATCCCGCCCCACATGCGCGGCACGACGCTGAATGTGCCGTCTTTTTGAATATTCGCGTGTTTGCGTTCGTTCACAAAACGGCTCTGTGGGTCGTCTTGATACTCTAGCGGCCAATCGGCCAGCAGATAGAAGTTCACCGCGGGGCGGCAAATGTGACAGCCGTTGCGGGTTTTCCAGCCCAACTCCTGCCAAACGGCCTCTTTGGACTTCAACTCCTGCGACTTAATCAGCAGGCGGATGTCCTCATGGGTTAGGTCACAGCAGGGGCAGATGGGCTGGGCAGTCGGCATGACGAAGTCATCGCCCAGTGTGACCTGCAAAACCTGTTCGACCAGCCCTGTGCAGGTCCCGCAGGACGCACTGGCCTTGGTCGCCGCCTTGATCGCGGCCAAATCCGTCGCACCGCCCGCGATGGCGTCGGTGATGGTGCCTTTGCAAATGCCGTTGCAGCCGCAAATTTCCGCCTCACGCGGCAATGCTGCAACGGCTGAGAGCGGGTCCGCGGTATCGCCCCCCTGAAATGCCGGTCCGAAGATGAGCGTCTCGCGCATCTCGTCGATATCGGTGCCGTCCTTGATTAACTGGAAGAACCAATTGCCATCTGCCGTGTCGCCGTACATCACAGCACCAATCAGCCGGTCGCCCTCAATCACCAGCCGCTTGTAGATGCCCCGTGCAGGGTCACGCAGCACGATGTCTTCGCGCCCTTCCCCTTCAGCAAAGTCACCCGCGCTGAACAGATCGCAGCCGGTTACTTTCAGCTTGGTGGCAGTATCCTTCGCGATGAAAGCGTCGACCCCCTCCAGCAGACTCCGCGCCAGAACTTTGGCCTGATCATAAAGCGGCGCCACAAGCCCGAAAAGTTGCCCGTCAAATTCCACGCATTCGCCCACGGCAAAGATGTCCGGGTCCGACGTCTGCATCTGCGCATTCACCTCGATGCCCCGCGCAACCGTCAGCCCCGCGTCGGTCGCGAGCCGGGTTTCGGGCCGGATGCCAACGGCCATGACCACCAGATCGGCTGGAAGGGTTTCCCCGTCCTCCAGCAAAACGGCCTCGGCACGGCCCGCACCGATGATCGCCTTGGTTGAGGCCTGCGTGCGGATGCTGATGCCGCGCCCCTCTAGGTCCTTGCGCAACAGGTAACCGGCCGCCTCATCCAATTGCCGCTCCATGAGGTGGCCCATCAGATGCACCACCGTGACCTCCATGCCACGTTCGGCAAGACCGGCTGCGGCCTCCAACCCTAAAAGCCCACCGCCGATGACCACGGCTTTGCCGCCCTTCCCCGCTGCGCTTATCATCGCATTGGTATCGTCCAGATCACGATAGGTGACGACGCCCGGCAGGTCTTTACCGGGAACCGGAATGATGAAGGGCGCAGAGCCGGTGGCGATGATTAGCTTGTCATATGGGAGATGGCCACTCTGACCGGAGACCACCTTCATCGTCGGATCGATGCCCGACACAGACTCGCCAAAGCGACAGGTCACTCCCTGTGCGGCATACCAATCGCTGTCATGGGTGACGATTTCCTCATAGGTCTTTTCGCCCGACAGCACCGGGCTCAGCATGATGCGGTTGTAATTCCCCCGCGCCTCCGCGTTGAACAGGGTGATGTCAAAGGCATCCGGATCGGTCTCAACCAGATGTTCGATGACGCGGCCCGATGCCATGCCAGCGCCGATGATGACCAGTCTTTGTTTCATGGGTTCACTCCGCCGCCATTGTTTCAGGGGTTTTGGGCTTGGGTTTTGCGCCGTGCTCATATTCCTCAAGGAAATCGAGCACCTCTTGCCTGTAGCCGTAGTAGTCAGGATGCTGCAGGAGCATCTTGCGCGTTCTGGGCCGGGGCAGATCGACCTGCGTGATCTTGCCAATGGTAGCCTGCGGCCCGTTGGTCATCATGACCACGCGGTCAGCCAGCAAGATCGCCTCGTCCACATCATGGGTGACGCAAATCGCCGTGACCTTGGTGCGCGACCAGACCTCCATCAGCACTTCTTGCAGTTCCCAACGCGTCAGGCTGTCGAGCATGCCAAACGGCTCATCAAGCAACAGCAGCTTGGGGCTGAGCGCAAAGGCCCGGGCGATACCGACACGCTGCTGCATACCGTTGGACATATCGCTTGCCCGCTTGTCCATCGCATCGCCCAGCCCGACCCGCTCCAGATAGTACTCCACCACATCCTGACGCTCGGCCTGCGAGGCGCGGGGGTAGACCTTGTCGACACCGATCGCCACATTCTCTTTGGCGCTGAGCCAGGGGAACAGATTGGGCGATTGGAACACCACGGCGCGCTCAGGGTCGGCGCCCTCCACATGGGTGCCGTCCAACACGATGGAGCCCTTCGATATGTCGTTCAGCCCCGCCGCCATGGTCAAAACTGTCGACTTGCCGCAACCTGAATGGCCAATCAGCGAAATGAACTCTCCCTTCTCGATCTTAAGATCGAAATTCTCGACCACCGTCAGCGGGCCTTTGGGCGTGGGGTAGACTTTGTGAAGCTGGCTGAAATCCAGATAACGGCTGCGCAATGTGCTCTTCTCTGCTTCGGCCAGAGCGGCGGGGAGGCCGTGGATCGGGGTCACGTTCGGCAAAAGTCGGGTGCCCTCGACCTTGGCCTCAATCCCAACATCCATCAGGTATTTGGTCACATCCGCGCGCAGGCTTTTGAAGGTTTCATTGGTGTTCATGCGGCCCCGGTCCCGAGGGCGCGGGATCTTGACGGGGAACTCTTTGCCCAACGTTCCATCTGGGTTCAGGGCGATGATCCGGTCGGCAAGGATGATCGCCTCGTCCACATCGTTGGTGATCAGCACACAGGTCTTCTTGTCGGCCTCCCAAATGTGCTCAATCTCATCAGCGAGATTGGCGCGGGTCAGCGCGTCGAGTGCCGACAATGGCTCATCCAGCAAAAGCACTTCAGGGTTCATCGCCAGCGCGCGGGCCACATTGACCCGCTGCCGCATCCCGCCCGAAAGCTCCGCCGGGCGGCGCGTAGCGGCATGGCCAAGGCCCACCATCTTGACGTAATGCGCGACCTTCTCGGCGCGCTTTGCCTTGGACAGACCGGGGAAGACCGTGTCCACCGCGAGGCCGACATTGCCGCTGACGGTTAACCAAGGCATCAGCGAATAGCTTTGAAAGATCATCGCGCGTTCCGGCCCCGGCCCGGTGACGGGTTTGCCCTTGAAGCTGACCTTTCCCTTGGACGGCTGCTCCAGCCCCGCCATCAGGTTGATGAGGGTCGTCTTGCCACTGCCGGAAAAGCCGAGCAGGACGAGGAACTCCCCCTCACGCACATCCAGGTTGATGTCCTTCAGCACATGGGTCGCATGGGTGCCCGAGCCAAAGCTCTGGCTGACATGATCGAGTTTCAGAATGCTCATGTGAGTGTTCCTTTCCGCTATCGCCGCAGCACAGCTCAGCGGTTGTTCGTGAAGGTAAAGAGCGACTGCAGGGCGTACATCACCCGGTCCAGCAGGAAACCGATGATGCCGATGGTCAGCACAGCGACCATGATCCGGGCGAGCGAACTGGAAGACCCGTTCTGAAACTCGTCCCAGACGAATTTTCCAAGACCCGGATTCTGCGCCAGCATTTCCGCGGCGATCAGCACCATCCAGCCCACCCCGAGCGACAGCCGCAGCCCGGTAAAGATCAGCGGTAGGGCGGAGGGTAGGACCAGTTTGGTGATCTTGGTCCAGGTGTTCATCTTCAGCACCTTCGAGACATTCACCAAATCCTTGTCGATGCTCGCCACGCCCAGTGCAGTGTTGATCAGCGTCGGCCAAAGCGAACAAAGCGTCACGGTAATGGCCGAGACCAAGAAGGACTTGGACAGCAAGCCATCATTTGAGGCCGCAACGGCGGAGACCACCATCGTCACGATCGGCAGCCAAGCCAGCGGGGAGACCGGTTTGAAAATCTGAATGATCGGGTTCAACGCCGCGTTGGCCGTGGGCGAGAGGCCCGCCGCGATGCCAAGCGGGATTGCCACCGCACTGGCGATCAGAAAGCCGAAGAACACGGTTTGAATTGAGGTCCAGATTTGTTGGTAATACGTCGGCGCACCGGTATAGGCGCGCTCAACAGGGGGCATGCCCTGTTCGACGCGGCGTTCATTCAAAACCGCGACCTGCGCTTCGAATTTGGCACGGCTCTCGGCCTTGGCCTGCGCGTCCTCATGCAGGGTGACCGCCTCAGACCATACCTGTGCCGGGCCGGGGATCGCGCCGAGCGAGGTTTGCACTGTCGGGGCCAATGTCGCCCAAAGCGCGAGGAACCCGATGATCGCAAGCAATGGCACCCCCAACAGACGCCAGATCTCGGCGACTTGCGCCTTAGGGTTATCACCAGCGACGGCTTTCAGGATCGGGGTCAGCCATGCCAGCCCAATAACCTGAAACCACTTATCGGCGGTGTTGATCCGGGTGAAGCGCCTCTCAAGGCGCGCCGTGCGTGCCGGATCAGCGGTAAAATTCGGGTCTGCGGTGCTCATCGAACTGTCTCCTGCAGGAATGGGAAAGGCACGGGCGAGACGGCTCGCCGGTGCCGCCGGGCCTCAGCCCTGAACTTCGTCGCCGACCACGGTTTGATCGCCTTTCAACCCGATTGGCAGGCTGTCGAGATAGGCGTTGGGGGCGCGGCCATCGAAGGGAATGCCGTCGATGATGTCAGCCGCAGGTGTCGGGGCCTTGAAGCCGTTGGCCTCCCAGGGGAAGTCTTCCTCCTTCGCCAAGCCGTCGTCGACCAGCGACCGGGCGGCCTCCAGATAGATTTCCGGGCGGTAGACGCTGGCGGCAACGTCCTTGAACCATGCGTCGGATTTTGGCTCAGCAATCTGACCCCAGCGGCGCATCTGGGTCAGGTACCAAATCGCGTCCGAATAATAGGGGTAGGTCGCGTTGTGCCGGAAGAAGACGTTGAAATCGGGGATGTCGCGTTTGTCGCCTTTCTCGAACTCGAAAAAGCCGGTCATTGAATTGGCAATCACCTCGTAATCGGCGCCGACATATTCAGGGCGGCTGAGAATCTCGACGGCTTCGGGGCGGTTGGCATTATTGTTTTCATCCAGCCACATGGCCGCGCGAATGAGTGCCCGGACAACCGCCTTGGTGGTGTTGGGGTTTTCCTCAGCGAAAGCATCGGTGATGCCGAATACCTTTTCGGGGTTGTTCTTCCACAGTTGATAGTCGGTGATGACCGGCACGCCGATGCCTTTGAACACCGCCTGCTGGTTCCAAGGCTCGCCCACGCAATAACCGTGGATCGTCCCGGCTTCCAAGGTGGCAGGCATCTGCGGCGGTGGTGTCACCGACAAAAAGACATCCGCCCCGATCTGCCCCGAAATGTTATCAGGGCTGTAGTATCCGGGGTTAATCCCGCCTGCAGCCAGCCAATAACGCAGCTCGTAATTATGGGTTGAGACAGGGAACACCATCCCCATGTTGAAAGCCTCGCCCTTGGCATTGAACTCTTCGATCACCGGCACCAGCGCCTCGGCTGAAATCGGATGCTCGGGCCGTCCATCGGCCATCTTGGGAATGTTGGGCAGCATCTTTTCCCAGACCTCATTGGAGACGGTGATCCCGTTGCCGTTCAGGTCCATCGAAAAGGGCGTGATGATATGCGCCTCAGTCCCGTAGCCGATGGTCGCCGCCAAGGGCTGCCCGGCCAGCATATGCGCGCCGTCCAACTGGCCGTCGATCACCCCATCCAACAGCACTTTCCAATTGGCCTGGGCTTCCAAGGTGACAAAAAGCCCCTCATCAAGGAAGTAGCCCTGCTCATAGGCGATGGCGAGCGGGGCCATGTCTGTCAGCTTGATAAAACCGAAGGTCAGCACGTCCTTTTCAAGGTCAAGCAGTTCAGCGTAGGCGGCGCTGGTCATCACGGTCGAGGCCGCAAGGCCAAGGATAAGGTGTTTCATGGTTGGTCCTTTTGAGGGCGTCCGAGCCGAGGGGAGGTGGATCGGGCAAATAAAAAAGGCCGCTCACTGACCATCGTTGCAAACGATGGAAAGCGAGCGGCCCTGCTCAACGTATCCCAGTCATCGGGAGGAATTCGGTGCAAGCCACGCCATTGTGGATGCAGCTTCGATCATGCCGCAATGCAGCGCGTTCTCAACCCTATGAGGTCATTATCCAGCGAAAAAGTCGGAGACGTTTTGCCGTTGCATAAAAAATAGTCGCCTACAGCGCGGAAGGATCGAAAATCTGGCCGTCGAAAAACTCATTCGGCAATAAAGTCAGCCTTCCCCCCGCTGAAGCCACCGGCGTAGCGCGCGGAATCGCCCCTTCGACCTTTTCCGATGCGCCGGGCAAATCAGGGTCCAGCTTGCTAAGATGCAAACGATGTAGATCTGAGCGGAACACGTTCGCAATCGTATCCGCAGTGGGATTGCCGCTGCCGTACGACTGACACAAATGTTGCGCGATCCACCGTGATTGGCTGCGCCACGGAAAGGTAGCAGCGCCACGGTGAAACTCGAGAAATCCATCAATCTGGCGGTGCGCCCCGCGGGACGAGACGATCAAGTGCCCCGACAAGGCCCGGTTGATAAGTTCCGACGGCACATCCAGATAGGCTTTGCGCGACAACAGATCGCTGGCGGCCGCATGAACATTCGGGTCGGCCAACCACCGGCCCGCCTTCCATGTCGCGCGCAACAGACGGGCAAGTAGATCGGGCTCGGCCTCTGCCCAGTTGGTGCGCACGGCCAAGACCTTTTCGGGTGCAAAACTCCAGATCGCCTTGCCCGGCAGGAGCAATGCACCGACGCCGCGCTCGACCGCAACCGACCCCCAAGGCTCGCCTACGCAAAAGGCGTCCACCTCCCCCGCTGCCAGTGCGCTTGCCATAAGCGCAGGCGGCACGGTGCGGATTACGATCCCGTCCGGTCCGAGTGCTGATGCCCGGCTCCAGTAGCGCAACAGTTCAACATGCATCGAAAACGGGAATGGCACCCCAAATACGATCGGTCCGCGGCGGACCTGTGCAAGTGCTTCTGCCGCCTTGAAAGGATCAACAAAGTCGAAGTCATAGCCCAAAGCGCGCAGCCGGTCTTCGAGCGGTTTGCCAACCCCTATAACAGTGCCGTTGACCGACAGGACCGACACCGCCGACAGTGCGGTCGCGACCCCGCCCAACCCCATCGCCATTGCAACCGGCAGCGGCGACAGCATATGCGCAGCGTCGACACGGCCAAAGGCCAGCATGTCTCGTAGTGATGACCACGACGGCGCGGCGGTCAAGTCCAGCGCAATGCCCTCAGCTTCGGCAAAGCCCAACTCATGCGCCACGATCAAGGGCGCGGCATCCACCAAGGGGACGTAAGCAACAGGGATGGTCGTCGTCTTCATCCGAGCAGCCCCGACGCGGTCACCAGTGCTTCGGCCACATCAGCCACCCGCCGCCCTTGGTCCATCGCGGCCTTCCGCAGGAGGGCATAAGCGGCTTCCTCATCAAGGCCCTTGGCCTTCATCAACAGCCCCTTTGCACGGTCAATCACCTTGCGTTCTTCCAAAGCGCGGCGTGTCTCGGCCAATTCGCTGCGCATCTGACGCACCATCGCAAAACGCGCAATCGCAGTGTCCATCACCGGCTTTAGTCGGCCCGGCGCGAGCCCATCGACAACATAGGCCGAAAGCCCCGCCTCAATCGCCGCCTGTGCCAGCCCGCCAGCCGCACCGGATACGAACATCGCCACAGGACGCTCCAACGGGCCAGACGCCAGCGTCAGTTCCTCCATCACGTCGCGTGTCGGGTTGCCTGCGTCGATCAGCACAATGTCGGGCACATGGGCGGCGATCTTGCGGGCGAGGCCACTGGAATTGCCGACAACGAAAACGTCACAAACGCAGGCCTCTTTCAGCGCGTCCACGATCGCAATCGCGCGCTCTTGATCTTCTTCGACAACAACGATGCTTAGGGTCTTGGTCATGGGTGCCCCGCCACCTTCTGAACTGGTGGCGCTGTAGCGGGGCGAAACTCTGACACCAAGAAATCAATGAAGGCGCGGGTCTTCGGGGGGAGATTTCGCCGGCCCGCGAACTGCACGACGATATCGGTGCTGGCAGGCGCATAACCGGGCAAGATCCGCAGCAACTCACCCGACTGCAGTTTCGCGTCCACCAGATAGCTGGGCAGCCGCGCAATACCGATGCCGGCAAGGGCGGCGTGAAAGATCACATCTGTACTGTTGCCTTCGAAATCCCCATCCGCGTCGAACGGCTGCGCCTCACCCGCCTCGACATCGCTCCATGCGTTCCGACGGCTATTTCCGGCGATCCTCAGGCAGTTGTGCTCTGACAGATCGGCGAAGCTGGTTGGTGTCCCGCGTCGCTCGATATAGTGCGGCGCCGCGCAGAGCACGCGGTGGCTATGCATTATCCGGCGCACGACGACATCGGGGTTCTTATGCTGCTCGGCAAAACTTACCGCCGCGTCGAAGCCCTCTGTTTGCAGGTCAATCTCGCGATCCATCAGTTCAAGAGATACCTCAACCTCTGGGTTCATCTCCAGAAACACAGGCAAGGCCGGGATTAGTTGAGATTTACCGAAAGCCACCGTCGAGGCGATCCGCAATTTGCCGCGCGGCACATCATCAAGGTTAGATATATGCGCTTCAGCGTCCTTGAACTTCTCTGCCATGGCCTGACATTTGAGATAGAATTCCTGACCTTCCGGGGTCGGCAAAACGCCGGTCCGCGTGCGGTTGAGTAGACGAAAGTGCGCGTGATCCTCCAAAAGACTGATCTGCTTGCTGACAGCGGATGGGGTTTGGCCCATGGACCGCGCCGCCGCGGAAATGCTCCCTCGCTCGACCACGGTGGCGAAGATCAGCATTTGCGCTGATAAATCCATGTCAAATCACTCGTATGTTCCAGTTTGGCGCTGTGCCACCGCGCAAGGGACAAACTGCGAAGGGTTGGGAGGGTGCTCGCTTCTGTGATGCCCCACGATACTGCACTGCAGCAATCAATCGAGCGATAAGAGCTTCACTTCCCCCGGGCAGTTAGACTTAGAGGTCACTTTTGATGCTGCCCGCCTACTTTTTAATCAAATATGTAATTGAAGTGGCGGAGAGGAGCCTTGGATTATGCGTTCGCGAACAGTTCGCTGATGAATAGCGCAGAGAATACGCTTCCGCGGATGCGATGGCGCTTGCACGGCGATCTACCTGGCCTGCTCGGCGTCCAAATCAGGGTCGTCACCAAGCGACTTCGTTAATGCCACAGTCCCGCAAAAACACCCGTCATTTAGTTCGTATAGTATTTCGCGCCATAACCTGAGTAGGCCCCGTAGGTGCCGCCGTACCCGTATCGCTTCATCCCTTTCGGGCTAATCTGGCTCAGAACAAGGCCCGTGATGCGCTGTCCAGAGTTGTGGAACATGCGCAGCGATTCTTCGACTTGGGTCTTGCTCGTCTTATCCCACTGCACGGTAAAGATAATCGCGTCGGCTTGATCGGCGATGATACGGGCGTCCGGAACGACGAGTACCGGCGGGGTATCGATGATCACCATGTCATAAGCCTCGCGCGCTTCTTCGATAAGCGCCCGAAACCGGTCGGAGGCGAAAAGGTCCGCGGCATTGGTGCTTGATTTTTCACCACCCAAGATATCGGCGCCAAACCCTTGGGTCCGGTGAATGGCATCCTTGAGCGCCAGCTCGCCGCTCAGCACCGACACGATGCCCTTTTCAGGCATGTCCTTGAAGTATTGATGCAATGTGCGCCGCCGGATGTCCCCTTCGACCAAAAGCACGCGCTTGCCGAGGCCCAAAAGGTTCTGCGCCAGCGCGAGCGAATTGGTCGTCTTACCCTCGCCCGGAACCGAGGACGTAGAAATGACAACCTTCGGCGGATTGTCCACGTTCGAAAGCATCAAAGATGTACGCAGGTTCCGCACGGCTTCGGCAGCGGCCGACGTAGGCTTGTCCGACAGATACTGCAAAACCTTCGCGCGGGATGCCGCCGGCATCGCCGGGATTTGACCCAAGACCGTATAGCCCGTCGTGCCTTCGAGTTCGCGCGCCGTCCGGAAGCTATTGTTACGCATTTCGCGCAGCAGAATGAGGCCCGCGCTCAAAAGCAACCCGAGGATCGCTGACATGGCGAGGATCAATGATTTACGGGGCGCGGAAGGCTGATTGGGCACCACGGCGTCAGACAGGATGCGACTGTCGGCCTGCTGTATGCCTTGCTGCGCCGAAGTCTCGTTCAGACGGGATAGGAAATACTCATAAAGCACGCGCGTTGCTTCTGCCTCGCGGGTGAGCTGCTGTAGTGTTATCAAGTCTTCGTTCTGACGTGAAATTTGGGCGCTAAGTTCGGCTTCCGATGCTCGGAGAGCGGCGAGTTGTTGGTCAGCACGGGCAAGATCCGAACGACTGCGCTGAAGAACGATTTGGAACCGCGTGTCGAAAGCTTCCGCGATTTCCGGGTCGCTTTCCACCCGGGGCAGAAACCGCTCAAGCTGAGGGTCATTCGAAGCGTCGGCCTGCTCCGCACGACTTCCCGCTTCTTCCATCGCTTCAATCCGGTTCTCTTGCGTACTGCGATTGACCTGCGCTGTGGCGATGCGATCCCGCAATTCCTTGATCTGGCGCTCAAGGGCACGCAGCCCTTCGACAGATACCAGTTCAGTCGCGGCACTAAATTCAGAGGCCTTCGCTTCGGCTTCCTCCAGCTTGGATTGAAGTGCTGCAACGCGCTCACTGAGCCAAAGCGTGGCTTGCTCGGTCGCTTCGAATTTCACCTCTATCTGGTTGAGGATATAGAGGTCGACGATGGTATCCGCGATCAACGCGGATTTGCGGGCGCTTTCAGTTTCGACAGTCACTTGGAAAACGAGGCTCAGCGGCACGTTACGGACAGTGACCGCCTCAAGCAGTTTCGAGATCACTGCGTCTCGGATACGTTGCTCTTCCTGTTCCGGCGAAAGCACTGTCGCCGGGGCGCCGAGCCCGACCAGTGATTTGATCTGGCTCTTCAAGGACTCGGATTGCAATTCTACGTTGAATTCAGGGTCTCTCGTAAGATCGAGCCGGTCCACGACCTTGCGCATCAGACTACGGGCGCGCAAAACTTCGACTTCGGAATTAACCTCGGAAGTATCGCCGGAAAGCCCACCGACGACGCTTTGAAGGTCGACGATCTGGTCTTGATTCGTTTCAAGAATCACCACTGCAGTCGAGCGATATAGGGGCGTCGCCGCGATGTAGGCGTAGTATCCGCCGATCAGCATAGCGACGAGCACACCAAGGGCGATAAGCCATTTTCCGCGCCAGAGGGTCGAGAACAGAGTTCCGAGGTCGATGACGTCTTCGTCAGCCGAGGTCGATGCAGAAGGCGCTTGATGGCCGGAGTCTCTTCCGATGGTGCGTGAAATTTCCATAATATCAAAACCTTGAAGCAAAAGCCTGCCCAGCACTCTGCCGCAGCGCAGCGCCTGTATCGGTCACCATGCGCCTTGATGCAAGTTTCTTGGACCTTTAGGGGGCATTTTAGCCAATTTCGCGCCGCAAACCCCAAGATGGCTTCATCTTTCAAGCAAACTGTGCGATACAGAGGCAGATTTGATTGGAGGCTATTATGTCGATCGTAAAATTGTTGATGGCAGGAGCCGCGGTATTCTCGGCGCAAACTGCCCTGGCGCAGCAGGTAACGCCTGCAACTCCGCCGATTAAT
Coding sequences within:
- the nirD gene encoding nitrite reductase small subunit NirD, which produces MNWIDIGGIDEIPLRGARKIKTALGCVALFRTGEAEVFATTDSCPHKGGPLSEGIVHGQSVTCPLHNWVFDLNTGQAQGEEGAISTYPARVEAGRILIDATKLASRSAA
- the nirB gene encoding nitrite reductase large subunit NirB; translated protein: MKQRLVIIGAGMASGRVIEHLVETDPDAFDITLFNAEARGNYNRIMLSPVLSGEKTYEEIVTHDSDWYAAQGVTCRFGESVSGIDPTMKVVSGQSGHLPYDKLIIATGSAPFIIPVPGKDLPGVVTYRDLDDTNAMISAAGKGGKAVVIGGGLLGLEAAAGLAERGMEVTVVHLMGHLMERQLDEAAGYLLRKDLEGRGISIRTQASTKAIIGAGRAEAVLLEDGETLPADLVVMAVGIRPETRLATDAGLTVARGIEVNAQMQTSDPDIFAVGECVEFDGQLFGLVAPLYDQAKVLARSLLEGVDAFIAKDTATKLKVTGCDLFSAGDFAEGEGREDIVLRDPARGIYKRLVIEGDRLIGAVMYGDTADGNWFFQLIKDGTDIDEMRETLIFGPAFQGGDTADPLSAVAALPREAEICGCNGICKGTITDAIAGGATDLAAIKAATKASASCGTCTGLVEQVLQVTLGDDFVMPTAQPICPCCDLTHEDIRLLIKSQELKSKEAVWQELGWKTRNGCHICRPAVNFYLLADWPLEYQDDPQSRFVNERKHANIQKDGTFSVVPRMWGGITNPAELRAIADAADKYDVPTVKVTGGQRIDLLGVKGEDLPYIWADLNKAGLVSGHAYSKGLRTVKTCVGTDHCRFGTQDSTGLGIKLEQALWGSWTPHKVKLGVSGCPRNCAEATCKDVGIICVDSGYQVSVAGAAGMDVKETERLCDVGTEQEAIDVTIAFVQLYREHAKYLDRAYKWVAKVGLDWVQARIADPEERARLIAAFELSQSIYRKDPWAEHAKTAERYQPLANLTLEAAE
- a CDS encoding ABC transporter ATP-binding protein, which codes for MSILKLDHVSQSFGSGTHATHVLKDINLDVREGEFLVLLGFSGSGKTTLINLMAGLEQPSKGKVSFKGKPVTGPGPERAMIFQSYSLMPWLTVSGNVGLAVDTVFPGLSKAKRAEKVAHYVKMVGLGHAATRRPAELSGGMRQRVNVARALAMNPEVLLLDEPLSALDALTRANLADEIEHIWEADKKTCVLITNDVDEAIILADRIIALNPDGTLGKEFPVKIPRPRDRGRMNTNETFKSLRADVTKYLMDVGIEAKVEGTRLLPNVTPIHGLPAALAEAEKSTLRSRYLDFSQLHKVYPTPKGPLTVVENFDLKIEKGEFISLIGHSGCGKSTVLTMAAGLNDISKGSIVLDGTHVEGADPERAVVFQSPNLFPWLSAKENVAIGVDKVYPRASQAERQDVVEYYLERVGLGDAMDKRASDMSNGMQQRVGIARAFALSPKLLLLDEPFGMLDSLTRWELQEVLMEVWSRTKVTAICVTHDVDEAILLADRVVMMTNGPQATIGKITQVDLPRPRTRKMLLQHPDYYGYRQEVLDFLEEYEHGAKPKPKTPETMAAE
- a CDS encoding ABC transporter permease translates to MSTADPNFTADPARTARLERRFTRINTADKWFQVIGLAWLTPILKAVAGDNPKAQVAEIWRLLGVPLLAIIGFLALWATLAPTVQTSLGAIPGPAQVWSEAVTLHEDAQAKAESRAKFEAQVAVLNERRVEQGMPPVERAYTGAPTYYQQIWTSIQTVFFGFLIASAVAIPLGIAAGLSPTANAALNPIIQIFKPVSPLAWLPIVTMVVSAVAASNDGLLSKSFLVSAITVTLCSLWPTLINTALGVASIDKDLVNVSKVLKMNTWTKITKLVLPSALPLIFTGLRLSLGVGWMVLIAAEMLAQNPGLGKFVWDEFQNGSSSSLARIMVAVLTIGIIGFLLDRVMYALQSLFTFTNNR